The following are encoded together in the Populus trichocarpa isolate Nisqually-1 chromosome 5, P.trichocarpa_v4.1, whole genome shotgun sequence genome:
- the LOC7454326 gene encoding E3 ubiquitin protein ligase DRIP2 — MGNQNHQHRVVKVRRETIEACMTCPLCNKLLRDATTISECLHTFCRKCIYQRISDEGLDSCPICNINLGCIPLEKLRPDHNLQDVRSKIFPYKRRKVEAPEVVESVTLPVIRRKERSLSSLVVSTPKVSTQTTTTGRRTKPFPRKAAALRGSGFSIEKPIKKEHDRAEDSPESSSSPETPKKFNQNTRQNSSSAEPSQPAPDDEAENGAEPRDGKSDLWQPLNFLVEVANRTKSFKSIPQVNDAKLESRPVHENEPQVHKTKFKENKDKSKVKDEKNNIDNVSEGTVEPKRLRRIRRKKAAFNDVSGISSPAVLHTAAAKQERRSGPVWFSLLASEEQEGDAPLPQIPSSYLRLKDGNVPVSFIQKYLVKKLDLTSEVEVEIRCMGRPVIPTLLLCNLVDQWLQAAPKPEQVPVSAGSSAKDFVMVLAYARKVPNP; from the exons ATGGGAAATCAGAATCATCAGCATCGGGTGGTGAAAGTGAGGAGAGAAACAATTGAAGCATGCATGACATGTCCTCTCTGCAATAAGTTACTTAGAGACGCCACTACCATATCTGAATGTCTACATACGT TTTGCAGGAAGTGTATATATCAGAGGATATCAGATGAAGGACTAGATAGCTGCCCAATATGCAATATCAATCTGGGTTGTATTCCATTGGAaaaattaag GCCAGATCACAATTTGCAAGATGTGAGGTCCAAGATTTTCCCATACAAAAGAAGAAAGGTAGAGGCACCTGAAGTTGTAGAGTCAGTTACATTACCAGTTATAAGAAGAAAGGAGAGGTCACTCTCATCATTGGTAGTCAGCACCCCTAAAGTTTCCACACAGACTACCACAACAGGAAGAAGAACAAAACCTTTTCCAAGAAAGGCTGCTGCTTTACGAGGTTCAGGTTTTTCAATTGAGAAACCCATTAAAAAGGAACATGATCGTGCTGAAGATAGTCCAGAGAGCTCAAGTTCACCTGAAACTCCGAAAAAGTTCAATCAAAATACACGGCAG AATTCTTCCTCTGCCGAACCTAGTCAACCTGCTCCTGATGATGAAGCAGAGAATGGGGCCGAACCAAGGGATGGGAAATCAGATCTCTGGCaacctttaaattttttggtgGAAGTTGCAAACAGAACCAAGTCATTCAAGTCTATTCCACAAGTTAATGATGCTAAATTAGAATCACGACCTGTCCATGAAAATGAACCTCAAGTGCATAAAACCAAATTTAAGGAGAACAaagacaaatcaaaagttaaggaTGAAAAGAATAATATCGATAATGTTTCTGAAGGAACAGTGGAACCAAAAAGGTTGCGCAGGATTCGTCGAAAAAAGGCAGCGTTTAATGACGTTTCAGGCATTTCATCCCCAGCGGTGCTGCACACTGCTGCTGCAAagcaagaaagaagaagtggCCCTGTTTGGTTTTCACTATTGGCTTCTGAAGAACA gGAAGGAGATGCACCTTTGCCACAAATTCCTTCAAGTTATTTAAGGCTAAA GGATGGAAATGTACCTGTTTCTTTCATCCAGAAGTACTTGGTGAAGAAGCTAGACCTCACTAGTGAAGTTGAG GTTGAGATCAGATGCATGGGAAGACCAGTGATCCCTACATTACTATTGTGTAATTTAGTTGATCAGTGGCTACAGGCAGCACCAAAGCCAGAACAGGTTCCAGTGTCTGCTGGTTCCTCGGCAAAGGATTTTGTGATGGTGCTGGCCTATGCTCGAAAGGTCCCAAACCCATAA
- the LOC7476888 gene encoding PRA1 family protein F2 has protein sequence MISSYPAPAPAPDPYDSLPSAAAPSTFLTRSANTTTNFFATRRPWRELIEFSSFTRPLSFGEATIRVKRNLYYFRVNYTMIILVILFLSLLWHPLSMIVFLVVFVAWFFLYFFRDQPLVIFHRPIDDRVVLGLLSIVTIIALIFTHVWLNVLVSVLIGAAVVVLHAAFRGTENLYLDEHDLADEGLFSVVGSPMRDGYTRV, from the coding sequence ATGATTTCTTCATATCCAGCTCCAGCTCCAGCTCCAGATCCGTACGATTCCCTCCCATCCGCCGCAGCTCCATCGACCTTCCTCACCCGCTCCGCCAATACTACAACCAACTTCTTCGCCACGCGCCGTCCATGGCGCGAATTGATTGAATTCTCCTCCTTCACGCGCCCGCTCTCCTTCGGCGAAGCCACAATCCGCGTAAAACGCAACCTCTACTACTTTCGCGTTAATTACACTATGATAATCCTCGTTATACTCTTTTTAAGCCTCTTATGGCACCCTCTCTCGATGATTGTCTTCTTAGTCGTCTTTGTCGCTTGGTTTTTCCTCTACTTCTTTCGTGACCAGCCACTGGTGATTTTCCATCGTCCGATTGATGATCGTGTGGTGCTTGGTTTGCTTTCCATCGTGACTATTATTGCTTTGATTTTCACTCACGTCTGGTTAAATGTCTTGGTATCGGTTTTGATTGGGGCTGCTGTTGTTGTATTACACGCTGCGTTTAGGGGAACTGAGAATTTGTATTTGGATGAGCATGATTTGGCTGATGAAGGCTTGTTTTCTGTTGTGGGGAGTCCTATGAGAGATGGCTATACTCGCGTTTAA
- the LOC18099659 gene encoding uncharacterized protein LOC18099659, with the protein MAFRRDFASNYQFLGAAFNGDLNLLKRQANELDMGDGLEETVANIKDLNGRTALHFAAVGGRAHVCRYLTAEAKLDVNARDGKGETPLHNSITADRYPTAVHLLENGANPNAATDSGLTPLHYAAKSGLKKFLLLLILKGAEVDAKADSGTPLKWAAIHGQKKAVKILLDNHADPNMIFDFIHSPLVASILASSFDSVKLLLQAGADPNTCSLGMTPLEVAASNGETQVIRCLLNAELIQM; encoded by the exons ATGGCGTTCCGTCGAG ATTTTGCCAGTAATTACCAGTTTCTTGGCGCTGCATTTAATGGAGACCTCAACCTACTGAAAA GACAGGCAAATGAACTTGATATGGGAGATGGTTTAGAGGAAACAGTAGCAAACATCAAGGATTTGAATGGTCGAACTGCACTGCATTTTGCTGCAGTAGGAGGAAGGGCTCATGTTTGCCGGTACCTTACGGCAGAAGCTAAACTAGATGTTAATGCGAGAGATGGGAAAG GTGAAACTCCTTTGCACAATTCTATTACAGCAGATCGTTATCCAACCGCAGTTCATCTTCTTGAGAATGGGGCAAACCCGAATGCAGCAACCGACAGCGGACTCACTCCTCTCCATTACGCTGCAAAGTCAG GGTTGAAGAAATTTCTATTACTGCTGATTTTGAAAGGTGCTGAAGTGGATGCAAAAGCTGATTCTGGCACGCCATTGAAGTGGGCTGCAATTCATGGTCAGAAAAAAGCTGTTAAAATCTTGTTGGATAATCATGCCGAT CCAAACATGATTTTTGATTTCATTCATTCCCCCTTGGTGGCATCCATTTTGGCTTCGTCATTTGACAGTGTAAAGCTATTGCTTCAG GCTGGAGCTGATCCAAACACGTGCTCTCTTGGGATGACACCGTTAGAAGTGGCAGCTTCTAACGGGGAGACGCAAGTTATAAGATGCTTGCTGAATGCCGAGCTGATCCAAATGTGA
- the LOC7454329 gene encoding signal recognition particle 9 kDa protein isoform X1, translated as MVYITSWDDFVDRSVQLFRADPDSTRYVMKYRHCDGKLVLKVTDNKECLKFKTDQAQDVKKMEKLNNLFFTLMSRGPDADVSEVTGKEQTEARAGKKGRGRKQ; from the exons ATGGTTTACATAACTTCGTGGGACGACTTCGTTGACCGATCCGTGCAACTGTTCCGTGCCGATCCCGATTCT ACGCGGTATGTAATGAAGTACAGACACTGTGATGGCAAGTTGGTTCTCAAGGTCACCGACAACAAAGAG TGTCTTAAGTTCAAGACAGACCAGGCACAGGATGTTAAGAAGATGGAGAAGCTGAACAACCTATTCTTTACTTTGATGTCCAGGGGCCCCGATG CGGATGTTTCAGAAGTTACAGGGAAAGAGCAGACAGAAGCACGGGCAGGGAAGAAAGGGAGGGGAAGGAAACAATAA
- the LOC7454329 gene encoding signal recognition particle 9 kDa protein isoform X2 yields MIKTFTALSFLREDVGMEGRFTADSDLKNGPLIVKCLKFKTDQAQDVKKMEKLNNLFFTLMSRGPDADVSEVTGKEQTEARAGKKGRGRKQ; encoded by the exons ATGATAAAGACTTTTAcagctctttcttttcttagagAAGATGTTGGAATGGAAGGGCGCTTTACAGCTGACAGTGATCTGAAAAATGGCCCCCTTATAGTTAAG TGTCTTAAGTTCAAGACAGACCAGGCACAGGATGTTAAGAAGATGGAGAAGCTGAACAACCTATTCTTTACTTTGATGTCCAGGGGCCCCGATG CGGATGTTTCAGAAGTTACAGGGAAAGAGCAGACAGAAGCACGGGCAGGGAAGAAAGGGAGGGGAAGGAAACAATAA
- the LOC7454328 gene encoding GABA transporter 1, giving the protein MSLNSTGKADEDERREDVAVAAVERQDSREVDEGKGTWKHAAFHVATTIATPAAYAPLPFALASLGWPLGVSSLVGATLATWYSSLLIASLWRWNGKKQITYRHLAESIFGFWGYWSIAFFQQVASLGNNIAIQIAAGSSLKAVYKHYHKEGTLTLQHFIIFFGAFELFLSQLPDIHSLRWVNALCTFSTIGFAGTTIGVTLYNGKNMDRKSVSYSVQGSSSLKRFKAFNALGAIAFSFGDAMLPEIQNTVKEPAKKNLYKGVSAAYTVIILTYWQLAFCGYWAFGSEVQPYILASLTVPEWTIVMANLFAVIQISGCYQIYCRPTYAYFENNMLRSKTASYFPLKNCLIRLVCTSIYIVLITLIAAAMPFFGDFVSICGAIGFTPLDFVFPAIAYLKSGRIPKNMELRISVQLLNLAIATWFSVVAVLGCIGAVRFIVEDIKTYKFFHDL; this is encoded by the exons ATGTCACTTAACTCGACAGGGAAAGCTGATGAAGacgaaagaagagaagatgtaGCTGTAGCTGCAGTAGAAAGACAAGATTCAAGAGAAGTTGATGAAGGCAAAGGCACTTGGAAACACGCAGCGTTCCATGTTGCCACAACAATTGCTACCCCTGCTGCTTATGCTCCTTTACCGTTTGCTCTCGCTTCTCTTGGCTGGCCCCTTG GGGTGAGTAGTTTGGTAGGTGCAACACTGGCCACCTGGTACTCGAGTCTATTGATTGCGTCTTTGTGGAGATGGAATGGGAAGAAGCAGATCACATATAGGCATCTCGCAGAAAGCATCTTCG GATTCTGGGGTTACTGGTCCATTGCATTTTTTCAGCAGGTGGCTTCTTTGGGCAATAACATTGCAATTCAAATTGCTGCCGGAAGCAGCCTCAAG GCTGTTTACAAGCACTATCACAAAGAGGGTACGCTGACCTTGCAGcattttattatcttctttgGAGCCTTTGAACTTTTTCTCTCTCAACTCCCTGATATCCACTCGTTGAGATGGGTCAATGCGTTGTGCACGTTCAGCACGATCGGCTTTGCTGGCACAACAATTGGCGTGACATTGTATAATG GTAAGAATATGGATAGAAAATCAGTCAGTTACAGTGTGCAAGGGAGCTCCTCTCTTAAGAGATTTAAAGCCTTCAATGCTTTGGGGGCAATTGCCTTTTCATTTGGAGATGCGATGCTTCCAGAAATACAG AACACTGTAAAAGAGCCTGCAAAAAAGAACTTGTATAAAGGTGTATCAGCAGCATACACCGTTATTATCTTGACTTACTGGCAATTGGCATTCTGTGGATACTGGGCATTTGGGTCAGAAGTTCAGCCTTACATTTTGGCTTCTCTGACTGTTCCAGAATGGACAATTGTCATGGCAAATCTCTTCGCAGTTATTCAGATATCAGGATGCTATCAG ATATATTGCAGGCCAACGTATGCCTACTTCGAGAACAACATGCTGCGGAGCAAGACTGCCAGCTACTTCCCTCTCAAAAACTGCCTAATTCGGCTGGTGTGCACCTCCATTTACATTGTTCTTATCACCCTCATTGCTGCAGCGATGCCCTTTTTTGGTGACTTTGTATCCATATGTGGTGCCATTGGGTTTACTCCGTTGGATTTTGTTTTCCCTGCCATAGCATATTTGAAATCTGGAAGAATTCCGAAAAACATGGAGCTTCGCATATCAGTGCAGCTCCTTAATTTAGCTATAGCTACCTGGTTCTCAGTTGTTGCAGTATTGGGTTGCATTGGTGCTGTCAGGTTTATTGTGGAAGATATCAAGACCTACAAGTTCTTTCATGACTTGTAA